A part of Muntiacus reevesi chromosome 12, mMunRee1.1, whole genome shotgun sequence genomic DNA contains:
- the LRRCC1 gene encoding leucine-rich repeat and coiled-coil domain-containing protein 1 isoform X3, whose translation MTKFYSFSVNCNRKMKPPFLKELYISSSLPNNNMLEDSENQKTEIMKINNDGSDGATYRALVEELDEEREKRWKAEQTEKKLMDYIDELHKHADEKKDIHSQALLATDRLKEIIFKERNSKLQLEIMVHRLQNEIKKLTIELIKARDQQDDHIRHLRTLEKALEKMERQKGQQQAAQMRLIQEVELKAAAADREINLLRSSLHQEKEQVQQLHELLALKEQEHRKDIETREFFSEAEFQEALAKEIAKEERKHEQVIKEYQDKIDALNQQYMDLENEFRIALTVEARRFKDVKDGFENVATELAKSKHALVWAQRKENESSSLIKDLTSMVKEQKTKLAEVSKLKQETAANLQNQINTLEILIEDDKQKSIQIELLKQEKMQLISELAAKESLIYGLRTERTVWGHELALQGSCLVQNHGRVEAQLESLCRENECLRKASERDSDTIRIKCKIIDDQTETIGKLKECLQEREEQIKILHEKITEIQKCTQEQLEEKSSQLDEIVEKLERHNERKEKLKQQLKVKELELDEIRKAYSTLNQKWHDKGELLCHLEMQVKEVKENFENKERKLKAERDKSIELQKDAMEKLHSMDDAFKKQVDAIVEAHQNEIIQLANEKQKCIDSANLKVHRVEEEMRGLLEETCKNKKAMETKIKQLAFALSQIQQEI comes from the exons ATGACCAAATTTTACAGCTTCTCAGTGAA TTGTAATCGTAAAATGAAACCACCTTTCCTTAAAGAATTATATATAAGTTCATCTTTGCCAAACAATAATATGTTAGAAGACTCGGAAAACCAGAAGactgaaataatgaaaataaacaacgatggctcagatggtgccACTTACCGG GCACTTGTTGAGGAACtagatgaagagagagagaaaagatggaaagctgaacaaactgaaaagaaGCTTATGGATTATATTGATGAACTGCATAAACATGCAgatgaaaaaaaagatattcatagcCAGGCTCTTCTTGCTACAGACAG gctaaaagaaattatttttaaagagagaaattcCAAGCTGCAGCTGGAAATTATGGTTCACAGacttcaaaatgaaattaaaaaactaactATTGAATTAATTAAAGCAAGAGATCAACAGGATGACCACATTAGACACCTGAGAACGCTGGAGAAGGCGCTGGAGAAAATGGAGAGGCAGAAAGGGCAGCAGCAAGCCGCGCAG ATGCGACTTATCCAAGAGGTGGAACTCAAAGCTGCCGCTGCTGATAGAGAAATAAACTTACTTAGGAGTTCTCTTCATCAGGAGAAGGAACAGGTGCAACAGCTTCATGAACTGCTTGCATTGAAAGAACAAGAACACAG GAAAGACATTGAAACAAGGGAGTTTTTTAGTGAAGCTGAGTTCCAGGAAGCCTTAGCTAAAGAAATTGctaaagaagagagaaagcatGAGCAAGTTATAAAAGAATATCAAGACAAAATCGATGCATTAAATCAACAGTATatggatttagaaaatgaattCCGCATTGCTTTAACTGTTGAAGCCAGAAGATTTAAAGAT gttaAAGATGGTTTTGAAAATGTTGCAACTGAATTAGCAAAGAGCAAGCATGCTCTTGTTTGGGCTCAACGAAAAGAAAATGAGTCTTCCTCTTTAATTAAAGACCTAACCAGTATGGTGaaggaacaaaaaacaaaacttgcagAAGTTTCTAAATTGAAACAGGAAACAGCAGCAAATTTACAG AATCAAATCAACACActtgaaattttaattgaagATGACAAGCAGAAGAGTATTCAAATAGAACTTCTCAAGCAGGAAAAAATGCAGCTTATTTCCGAGCTAGCTGCCAAGGAATCGCTAATTTATGGTTTAAGAACAGAAAGAACAGTATGGGGACATGAGTTGGCACTACAGG GATCTTGTCTAGTCCAAAATCATGGGAGAGTAGAGGCTCAGCTTGAAAGTTTGTGCAGGGAGAATGAATGTCTGCGAAAAGCAAGTGAGCGTGACAGTGACACAATAAGAATCAAATGTAAAATCATAGACGACCAAACTGAAACCATTGGAAAATTAAAAGAA TGTTTACAGGAAAGAGAGGAACAAATCAAAATATTACAtgaaaaaatcactgaaatacaAAAATGTACTCAAGAACAACTTGAAGAAAAATCTTCACAACTGGATGAAATAGTTGAGAAACTAGAAAGacacaatgaaagaaaagaaaaactaaaacagCAGTTGAAAGTAAAGGAATTAGAACTTGATGAAATCAGAAAAGCTTACAG tACACTTAATCAGAAGTGGCATGATAAAGGAGAACTTCTCTGTCATCTTGAAATGCAagtaaaagaagtgaaagaaaactttgaaaacaaagaaagaaaacttaaagCGGAAAGAGACAAAAGTATCGAACTACAAAA ggatGCAATGGAAAAGCTTCATAGTATGGATGATGCCTTTAAGAAACAAGTTGATGCAATTGTTGAAGCTcatcaaaatgaaataatacaactggcaaatgaaaaacagaaatgtattgaTTCTGCAAATTTAAAG GTTCATCGAGTTGAAGAAGAAATGCGTGGACTTCTGGAAGAAACATGCAAGAACaaaaaagcaatggaaacaaaaattaagCAACTTGCTTTTGCTCTAAGTCAAATTCAGCAAGAAATTTGA
- the LRRCC1 gene encoding leucine-rich repeat and coiled-coil domain-containing protein 1 isoform X1, protein MRTATATAGICASWTKACGGLEALTNLTRLNLSYNHINDLSGLMPLHGIKHKLRYIDLHSNCIDSIHHLLQCTVGLHFLTNLILEKNGEDNPVCHLPGYRAVMLQTLPQLRILDCKNIFGEPINMAEINSSHLQCFEGLLDNLVSSDSPLNISEDEITDGMPVAPPIHEAAPLDQFASTPTDTGLTSLMSVCPSSEPEKVNHENDLQNEMKLQKLDDQILQLLSETSNSIIDNIPEKDPRPKRDTDVTSESDYGNRKECSKKTSRRSKIPYYSKTIQTIKHHSKNNSTFISCNRKMKPPFLKELYISSSLPNNNMLEDSENQKTEIMKINNDGSDGATYRALVEELDEEREKRWKAEQTEKKLMDYIDELHKHADEKKDIHSQALLATDRLKEIIFKERNSKLQLEIMVHRLQNEIKKLTIELIKARDQQDDHIRHLRTLEKALEKMERQKGQQQAAQMRLIQEVELKAAAADREINLLRSSLHQEKEQVQQLHELLALKEQEHRKDIETREFFSEAEFQEALAKEIAKEERKHEQVIKEYQDKIDALNQQYMDLENEFRIALTVEARRFKDVKDGFENVATELAKSKHALVWAQRKENESSSLIKDLTSMVKEQKTKLAEVSKLKQETAANLQNQINTLEILIEDDKQKSIQIELLKQEKMQLISELAAKESLIYGLRTERTVWGHELALQGSCLVQNHGRVEAQLESLCRENECLRKASERDSDTIRIKCKIIDDQTETIGKLKECLQEREEQIKILHEKITEIQKCTQEQLEEKSSQLDEIVEKLERHNERKEKLKQQLKVKELELDEIRKAYSTLNQKWHDKGELLCHLEMQVKEVKENFENKERKLKAERDKSIELQKDAMEKLHSMDDAFKKQVDAIVEAHQNEIIQLANEKQKCIDSANLKVHRVEEEMRGLLEETCKNKKAMETKIKQLAFALSQIQQEI, encoded by the exons GTTTGATGCCTCTTCATGGAATTAAACATAAACTTAGATATATTGACCTGCATAGTAATTGTATCGATAGTATCCATCACCTACTTCAGTGTACAGTAGGATTACACTTCTTGACTAatcttattttggaaaaaaatggagAGGATAATCCTGTCTGTCATTTACCAG GATACAGAGCAGTTATGCTGCAGACTTTGCCGCAGCTCAGAATCCTAGATTGTAAGAACATATTTGGTGAGCCAATAAACATGGCAGAAATAAACTCATCACACCTACAGTGCTTTGAAGGTCTTTTGGATAATTTAGTTTCTTCTGATTCTCCCCTAAACATAAGTGAAGATGAG ATCACTGACGGGATGCCAGTGGCGCCCCCCATCCATGAGGCAGCGCCTTTGGATCAGTTTGCAAGCACACCAACAGATACCGGTTTGACATCGCTCATGTCTGTGTGTCCCTCTTCCGAGCCAGAGAAAGTCAATCATGAAAATGATCTTCAGAATGAGATGAAACTGCAGAAATTAGATGACCAAATTTTACAGCTTCTCAGTGAA acTTCTAATTCTATAATAGATAATATTCCTGAGAAAGATCCCAGaccaaaaagagacacagatgtaactTCTGAAAGTGactatggaaacagaaaagaatgtaGTAAGAAAACTTCTCGAAGATCAAAAATCCCCTATTATTCCAAAACTATTCAGACTATTAAACACCACAGTAAAAACAACAGTACTTTTATAAG TTGTAATCGTAAAATGAAACCACCTTTCCTTAAAGAATTATATATAAGTTCATCTTTGCCAAACAATAATATGTTAGAAGACTCGGAAAACCAGAAGactgaaataatgaaaataaacaacgatggctcagatggtgccACTTACCGG GCACTTGTTGAGGAACtagatgaagagagagagaaaagatggaaagctgaacaaactgaaaagaaGCTTATGGATTATATTGATGAACTGCATAAACATGCAgatgaaaaaaaagatattcatagcCAGGCTCTTCTTGCTACAGACAG gctaaaagaaattatttttaaagagagaaattcCAAGCTGCAGCTGGAAATTATGGTTCACAGacttcaaaatgaaattaaaaaactaactATTGAATTAATTAAAGCAAGAGATCAACAGGATGACCACATTAGACACCTGAGAACGCTGGAGAAGGCGCTGGAGAAAATGGAGAGGCAGAAAGGGCAGCAGCAAGCCGCGCAG ATGCGACTTATCCAAGAGGTGGAACTCAAAGCTGCCGCTGCTGATAGAGAAATAAACTTACTTAGGAGTTCTCTTCATCAGGAGAAGGAACAGGTGCAACAGCTTCATGAACTGCTTGCATTGAAAGAACAAGAACACAG GAAAGACATTGAAACAAGGGAGTTTTTTAGTGAAGCTGAGTTCCAGGAAGCCTTAGCTAAAGAAATTGctaaagaagagagaaagcatGAGCAAGTTATAAAAGAATATCAAGACAAAATCGATGCATTAAATCAACAGTATatggatttagaaaatgaattCCGCATTGCTTTAACTGTTGAAGCCAGAAGATTTAAAGAT gttaAAGATGGTTTTGAAAATGTTGCAACTGAATTAGCAAAGAGCAAGCATGCTCTTGTTTGGGCTCAACGAAAAGAAAATGAGTCTTCCTCTTTAATTAAAGACCTAACCAGTATGGTGaaggaacaaaaaacaaaacttgcagAAGTTTCTAAATTGAAACAGGAAACAGCAGCAAATTTACAG AATCAAATCAACACActtgaaattttaattgaagATGACAAGCAGAAGAGTATTCAAATAGAACTTCTCAAGCAGGAAAAAATGCAGCTTATTTCCGAGCTAGCTGCCAAGGAATCGCTAATTTATGGTTTAAGAACAGAAAGAACAGTATGGGGACATGAGTTGGCACTACAGG GATCTTGTCTAGTCCAAAATCATGGGAGAGTAGAGGCTCAGCTTGAAAGTTTGTGCAGGGAGAATGAATGTCTGCGAAAAGCAAGTGAGCGTGACAGTGACACAATAAGAATCAAATGTAAAATCATAGACGACCAAACTGAAACCATTGGAAAATTAAAAGAA TGTTTACAGGAAAGAGAGGAACAAATCAAAATATTACAtgaaaaaatcactgaaatacaAAAATGTACTCAAGAACAACTTGAAGAAAAATCTTCACAACTGGATGAAATAGTTGAGAAACTAGAAAGacacaatgaaagaaaagaaaaactaaaacagCAGTTGAAAGTAAAGGAATTAGAACTTGATGAAATCAGAAAAGCTTACAG tACACTTAATCAGAAGTGGCATGATAAAGGAGAACTTCTCTGTCATCTTGAAATGCAagtaaaagaagtgaaagaaaactttgaaaacaaagaaagaaaacttaaagCGGAAAGAGACAAAAGTATCGAACTACAAAA ggatGCAATGGAAAAGCTTCATAGTATGGATGATGCCTTTAAGAAACAAGTTGATGCAATTGTTGAAGCTcatcaaaatgaaataatacaactggcaaatgaaaaacagaaatgtattgaTTCTGCAAATTTAAAG GTTCATCGAGTTGAAGAAGAAATGCGTGGACTTCTGGAAGAAACATGCAAGAACaaaaaagcaatggaaacaaaaattaagCAACTTGCTTTTGCTCTAAGTCAAATTCAGCAAGAAATTTGA